One Streptomyces sp. RPA4-2 genomic window carries:
- a CDS encoding chaperone modulator CbpM: MRLGLDAVALRSGIHPDLVRRFVALGLVDAARDATGRLWFDPSAPVALARIQRLRAALPLNYASLGLVVDLLDRISELEDALRRSNAGSRSDESWI, encoded by the coding sequence CTGAGGCTCGGTCTCGACGCCGTCGCCCTCCGCTCCGGTATCCACCCGGATCTCGTACGGCGGTTCGTCGCCCTCGGCCTCGTCGACGCCGCCCGGGACGCGACGGGGCGGCTGTGGTTCGACCCGTCCGCACCCGTCGCCCTCGCCCGCATCCAACGTCTACGGGCCGCGCTCCCCCTCAACTACGCCTCCCTGGGTCTGGTGGTCGATCTGCTCGACCGGATCAGTGAGCTGGAGGACGCGCTGAGGCGCAGCAACGCCGGCTCCAGGAGTGATGAATCGTGGATATGA
- a CDS encoding J domain-containing protein has translation MPGADQEAEIQLGVEEAYRGGRRSITLGGPNGQRSYDVTVPRGVVDGQRIRLAGEGGHGSGDAPPGDLYLRVRIKPDGRFRLEGRDIHVVAPVTPWEAALGATVPVPTPGGTAKVTVPANSSSGRLLRLRGEGMPNPRGQDGDLYAEIRIMVPPELTARERELFEELAAASTFDPRRPR, from the coding sequence GTGCCCGGCGCCGACCAGGAGGCCGAGATCCAGCTCGGCGTCGAGGAGGCGTACCGGGGCGGCCGGCGCAGCATCACGCTGGGCGGCCCGAACGGACAGCGCAGCTACGACGTCACCGTCCCGCGCGGTGTGGTGGACGGCCAGCGCATCCGGCTGGCCGGCGAGGGCGGCCACGGCAGCGGCGACGCCCCGCCGGGGGACCTGTATCTCCGGGTGCGCATCAAGCCCGACGGACGCTTCCGGCTGGAGGGGCGGGACATCCACGTGGTCGCCCCGGTGACGCCGTGGGAGGCGGCGCTCGGCGCGACGGTGCCGGTGCCGACCCCCGGCGGCACGGCCAAGGTCACCGTCCCCGCGAACTCCTCCAGCGGCCGCTTACTCCGGCTGCGCGGCGAGGGCATGCCCAACCCGCGCGGCCAGGACGGTGACCTCTACGCGGAGATCCGCATCATGGTGCCGCCCGAGCTCACCGCCCGCGAACGCGAGCTCTTCGAGGAGCTGGCCGCCGCGTCCACCTTCGACCCGAGGAGGCCCCGATGA
- a CDS encoding DnaJ domain-containing protein → MARDYYEVLGVPRTASAEEIQQAFRTLARKHHPDVNKDPGAEERFKELNDAYSVLSDPKTRQRYDRFGDDFRQIPEDYDERVAAAAGAHGGRAGWAGGGGGGGVRFRSADGA, encoded by the coding sequence ATGGCACGCGACTACTACGAGGTCCTCGGGGTGCCGCGCACCGCGAGTGCCGAGGAGATCCAGCAGGCCTTCCGCACGCTGGCGCGCAAGCACCACCCCGACGTCAACAAGGATCCGGGGGCCGAGGAGCGCTTCAAGGAGCTCAACGACGCCTACAGCGTGCTCTCCGACCCCAAGACCCGGCAGCGCTACGACCGCTTCGGCGACGACTTCCGGCAGATCCCGGAGGACTACGACGAGCGGGTGGCCGCGGCGGCGGGCGCCCACGGCGGCCGGGCCGGGTGGGCGGGCGGCGGCGGGGGCGGCGGGGTCCGCTTCCGGAGCGCCGACGGCGCTTAA
- a CDS encoding nucleotide exchange factor GrpE yields MATGQEPVTPPEGEQRTDDAAFPADPAAPARPESADQAAELDELRDRWRRALADLDNLRKRHAKELERVRGEERARTAAAWLPVLDNLERALAHADADPSAVLKGIETVRDQAVEVLRGLGYPRHEETGVPFDPTRHEVVGVVDDPGAEPNTVAQVVSPGYGADGNQLRPAFVMVSKRQE; encoded by the coding sequence ATGGCCACCGGACAGGAGCCTGTGACGCCCCCTGAAGGCGAACAGCGCACCGACGACGCCGCTTTCCCCGCGGACCCGGCCGCCCCGGCGCGGCCGGAGTCGGCGGACCAGGCCGCGGAGCTGGACGAACTCCGGGACCGCTGGCGCCGCGCGCTCGCCGACCTGGACAACCTGCGCAAGCGCCACGCGAAGGAACTGGAACGGGTGCGCGGTGAGGAACGCGCCCGGACCGCGGCGGCCTGGCTGCCGGTCCTCGACAACCTGGAACGGGCCCTGGCGCACGCCGACGCCGACCCCTCCGCCGTACTGAAAGGCATCGAGACCGTGCGCGACCAGGCGGTCGAGGTGCTGCGCGGCCTCGGATACCCGCGCCACGAAGAGACCGGGGTGCCCTTCGACCCGACCAGACACGAGGTCGTCGGGGTCGTCGACGACCCCGGCGCCGAGCCGAACACCGTGGCCCAGGTGGTGAGTCCGGGCTATGGGGCGGACGGCAACCAGTTGCGGCCCGCGTTCGTCATGGTCAGCAAGCGGCAGGAGTGA
- the dnaK gene encoding molecular chaperone DnaK has protein sequence MGKAVGIDLGTTNSVIAVWEGGEPTVIPNAEGSRTTPSIVAFAEGGERLVGQLARRQAILNPKGTIYSAKRFIGRHYDEVSAEAKAVAYDVVEGEGGVARFKVRDKLYSPEEISAQVLRKLADDAGKQLGERVTEAVITVPAYFNDAQRQATKDAGRIAGLEVLRIINEPTAAALAYGMEKKQHETVLVFDLGGGTFDVSILDVGDGVVEVRSTAGDSHLGGDDFDRRIVDLLADTFQQENGIDLRKDPQALQRLFEAAEKAKTELSSVTQTQVSLPFITADASGPKHLTETIMRSKFDQITADLVERTLEPVKQAMTDAKVSENDIDEVILVGGSTRIPAVQNLVRRLTGGKDPNMSVNPDEVVALGAAIQAGVLKGEVKDVLLLDVTPLSLGVETRGGVMTKLIERNTTIPVRRSETFSTAEDNQEAVDVVVLQGERELAADNRVLGRFQLKDIRPAPRGEPQVEVTFDIDANGILNVTARDKDTSKEQSITISEGSNLDQGEVERMVQEAEQHRGEDQALRDAVDARNELDAVAYQVERRLGELGEAAPEHERARADMLVSDAREAVQQDAPPEKVRPLTSELQQVLASLAAHQAGAGQAAGAAPGAQDATSAPTGSDDVIDAEFDKN, from the coding sequence ATGGGCAAGGCAGTCGGAATCGATCTGGGCACCACCAACTCGGTGATCGCCGTGTGGGAGGGCGGTGAACCCACTGTCATACCGAACGCCGAGGGCTCGCGTACGACGCCCTCCATCGTCGCCTTCGCCGAAGGGGGCGAACGTCTGGTGGGCCAGCTCGCCAGGCGCCAGGCGATCCTCAATCCCAAGGGCACCATCTACTCGGCCAAGCGCTTCATCGGCCGGCACTACGACGAGGTGTCCGCCGAGGCCAAGGCGGTGGCGTACGACGTCGTCGAGGGCGAGGGCGGGGTCGCCCGCTTCAAGGTGCGCGACAAGCTGTACTCGCCCGAGGAGATCAGCGCGCAGGTGCTGCGCAAGCTCGCCGACGACGCGGGCAAGCAGCTGGGCGAGCGGGTCACCGAAGCGGTCATCACCGTGCCGGCGTACTTCAACGACGCGCAGCGCCAGGCGACCAAGGACGCCGGCCGCATCGCGGGCCTCGAGGTGCTGCGGATCATCAACGAGCCGACGGCGGCGGCGCTGGCGTACGGGATGGAGAAGAAGCAGCACGAGACCGTGCTCGTCTTCGACCTGGGCGGCGGCACCTTCGACGTGAGCATTCTGGACGTCGGCGACGGCGTGGTGGAGGTGCGGTCGACCGCGGGGGACAGCCACCTGGGCGGCGACGACTTCGACCGTCGGATCGTCGACCTGCTCGCCGACACCTTCCAGCAGGAGAACGGCATCGACCTGCGCAAGGATCCGCAGGCCCTGCAGCGGCTGTTCGAAGCCGCGGAGAAGGCCAAGACCGAGCTGAGTTCGGTCACCCAGACGCAGGTCAGCCTGCCGTTCATCACCGCGGACGCCTCCGGGCCCAAGCACCTGACCGAGACGATCATGAGGTCCAAGTTCGATCAGATCACCGCCGACCTGGTGGAGCGGACCCTGGAGCCGGTCAAGCAGGCGATGACCGACGCCAAGGTCAGCGAGAACGACATCGACGAGGTCATTCTCGTGGGCGGCTCGACGCGTATCCCGGCCGTACAGAACCTGGTCCGCCGGCTGACCGGCGGCAAGGACCCGAACATGAGCGTGAACCCCGACGAGGTCGTGGCACTGGGCGCGGCGATCCAGGCCGGCGTGCTCAAGGGCGAGGTCAAGGACGTCCTGCTGCTCGACGTCACGCCGCTGTCGCTGGGTGTGGAGACCCGTGGCGGGGTCATGACCAAGCTCATCGAGCGGAACACCACGATCCCGGTGCGCCGCTCCGAGACCTTCTCCACGGCGGAGGACAACCAGGAGGCCGTCGATGTCGTCGTGCTGCAGGGCGAGCGCGAACTCGCCGCGGACAACCGGGTCCTGGGCCGCTTCCAGCTCAAGGACATCCGCCCGGCACCGCGCGGCGAGCCGCAGGTGGAGGTCACCTTCGACATCGACGCCAACGGCATCCTGAACGTGACCGCGCGGGACAAGGACACCAGCAAGGAACAGAGCATCACCATCAGTGAGGGGTCCAACCTCGACCAGGGCGAGGTCGAACGGATGGTCCAGGAGGCCGAACAGCACCGCGGCGAGGACCAGGCACTGCGCGACGCCGTCGACGCGCGCAACGAACTGGACGCCGTCGCCTACCAGGTCGAGCGCCGCCTCGGCGAACTGGGCGAGGCCGCGCCGGAACACGAGCGGGCCCGCGCGGACATGCTCGTCTCGGACGCCCGCGAGGCCGTCCAGCAAGACGCGCCGCCGGAGAAGGTCCGGCCGCTGACCTCCGAGCTGCAGCAGGTGCTGGCCTCCCTCGCCGCCCATCAGGCGGGCGCGGGCCAGGCCGCGGGGGCCGCGCCCGGCGCGCAGGACGCCACGAGTGCCCCGACGGGTTCCGACGACGTGATAGACGCCGAATTCGACAAGAACTGA